A stretch of Campylobacter volucris DNA encodes these proteins:
- the aroQ gene encoding type II 3-dehydroquinate dehydratase: MKVMVIQGPNVNMLGIRETHIYGNMKMDDIHEQMKMAAQQSNVEIEFFQSNFEGELVDKIQECMGSVDGIIINAAAYSHTSIAIRDAIAAINLPVIEVHISNTYRREEFRQKSMIAPVCAGSIIGFGPFGYHMALMGLFQIFERINAHKAAQAQQNQ; encoded by the coding sequence ATGAAAGTTATGGTTATACAAGGTCCAAATGTAAATATGCTAGGCATTAGAGAAACTCATATTTATGGCAATATGAAAATGGACGATATCCATGAACAAATGAAAATGGCTGCACAACAATCCAATGTTGAAATTGAATTTTTTCAAAGCAATTTTGAGGGAGAATTGGTGGATAAAATTCAAGAATGCATGGGAAGTGTTGATGGTATAATTATCAATGCAGCTGCTTACTCGCACACTTCTATAGCGATTCGCGATGCAATTGCAGCGATTAATTTACCTGTGATTGAAGTGCATATTAGCAATACTTATAGAAGAGAAGAATTTAGACAAAAAAGCATGATAGCACCAGTTTGTGCAGGTAGTATTATAGGTTTTGGTCCTTTTGGTTATCATATGGCGTTAATGGGACTTTTTCAAATTTTTGAAAGAATTAATGCTCACAAAGCAGCACAAGCTCAACAAAATCAATGA
- a CDS encoding M24 family metallopeptidase, with protein MNYILKNENALFYECGYSCDNALFLKLENEAFFITDARYVFEAKEFVKNAQVVLAQDLFAKARELLTNNAIKKISFDLKDFTCFDFKELSKDSTIEFEEKLDLSKNKRIIKTAQELEILQKSVNFGKECFDEFAKFISKEGHGKSEKELWFKACEIFQKKGKLGLSFSPIVAINENAAKAHALPSEKKLEFGDLLLVDAGVVYQRYCSDRTRTACFDENGIIFDKDKPNFKDKEIAQIYEVVKQAQLKAIEKARVGMKASELDFIAREVIKNAGFEKEFIHSLGHGVGLDIHELPNISPRSNLELKEGMVFTIEPGIYIQDKLGIRIEDMVYLTKEKAVVL; from the coding sequence ATGAATTATATTTTAAAAAACGAGAATGCGCTTTTTTATGAGTGCGGATATTCTTGCGATAATGCTTTGTTTTTAAAATTAGAAAATGAAGCATTTTTTATTACTGATGCTAGATATGTATTTGAAGCAAAAGAATTTGTAAAAAATGCTCAAGTTGTATTAGCTCAAGATTTATTTGCTAAGGCAAGAGAATTATTAACAAATAATGCTATTAAAAAAATAAGTTTTGATCTAAAAGATTTCACTTGTTTTGATTTTAAAGAGCTTAGTAAAGATAGCACTATAGAATTTGAAGAAAAATTAGACTTAAGCAAAAACAAACGCATTATAAAAACTGCTCAAGAATTAGAAATTTTACAAAAGAGCGTGAATTTTGGGAAAGAATGCTTTGATGAATTTGCTAAATTTATTAGCAAAGAAGGGCATGGTAAAAGCGAAAAAGAGCTTTGGTTTAAAGCATGTGAAATTTTTCAAAAAAAAGGAAAATTAGGACTTTCGTTTTCTCCTATTGTGGCGATTAATGAAAATGCAGCCAAGGCTCATGCTTTACCAAGTGAGAAAAAATTAGAATTTGGAGATTTGTTATTAGTTGATGCTGGGGTGGTGTATCAAAGGTATTGTTCTGATCGTACTAGAACAGCTTGTTTTGATGAGAATGGAATAATTTTTGACAAAGATAAGCCTAATTTTAAAGACAAAGAAATAGCACAAATTTATGAAGTAGTTAAACAAGCTCAACTTAAAGCCATAGAAAAAGCGCGTGTTGGCATGAAGGCAAGTGAGCTTGATTTTATAGCTAGAGAAGTTATAAAAAATGCAGGCTTTGAGAAAGAATTTATACATAGTTTAGGTCATGGAGTAGGGCTTGATATACACGAGCTTCCAAACATTAGCCCAAGAAGTAATTTGGAGTTAAAAGAAGGAATGGTTTTTACTATCGAGCCTGGAATTTATATCCAAGATAAACTAGGAATTAGAATCGAAGATATGGTTTATCTGACTAAAGAAAAGGCGGTGGTATTGTAA
- the folK gene encoding 2-amino-4-hydroxy-6-hydroxymethyldihydropteridine diphosphokinase yields MLIKGARRIEKNRFFPFYSNEKKRGKYIAIIGLGSNIEDEKKRFLAFFRLLMQDRRLQVLQTSPFLINKAFGFEDQKDFTNAVMIVSTSLHARALLKVLFFYEFKFKRKRTFKNAPRTLDLDLLYFSKKARKDEYCTVPHIGVNDRISVTLPLGLLR; encoded by the coding sequence TTGTTAATTAAAGGAGCTAGAAGGATAGAAAAAAATCGTTTTTTTCCTTTTTATTCGAATGAAAAAAAAAGAGGAAAATACATAGCCATTATAGGTTTAGGAAGCAATATAGAAGATGAAAAAAAACGCTTTTTGGCTTTTTTTAGACTTTTAATGCAAGATAGACGCTTGCAAGTGTTGCAAACCTCGCCATTTTTGATAAATAAAGCCTTTGGTTTTGAAGATCAAAAAGACTTTACTAATGCTGTGATGATAGTAAGCACTAGCTTGCATGCAAGAGCACTTTTAAAAGTTTTGTTTTTTTATGAGTTTAAATTCAAAAGAAAAAGAACTTTTAAAAATGCTCCTAGAACGCTGGATTTGGATTTGTTATATTTTTCAAAGAAAGCAAGAAAAGATGAGTATTGCACAGTGCCTCATATAGGGGTAAATGATAGAATTAGTGTAACTTTGCCTTTGGGCTTGTTAAGATAA